The following are encoded in a window of Pseudoalteromonas sp. MM1 genomic DNA:
- the glgB gene encoding 1,4-alpha-glucan branching protein GlgB, whose amino-acid sequence MSSTAPKVSLQTHYDAQVTALQGGRFKDPFSFLGAHAYKNGYEIRVYLPAAKNVNIIINDKKVIAKRYNNSDLFIAASNEMPAQPYKCEVDYAESALCFYDEYSFSSSLDTDAMYLFNEGSLEHAYKHLGAHFINQQGINGVRFCVWAPNAASVSVIGEFNLWQANRHYMRFHPACGVWELFIAGLQPDTCYKFSIVTQQGDVLEKADPFAFKMQQAPGTASVLQQQAAAITLSDSELKNRQKRNHIDAPISIYEVHLGSWQRAEENRYLSYSELADKLVNYTLEMGFTHIQLMPISEYPFDGSWGYQPVGLFAPTSRFGDYSSFKYFVQRCHKANLGVLLDWVPGHFPSDPHGLHHFDGTHLFEHADIRQGFHPDWNTYIYNYDRPEVKSFLISNAMYWLEQFGLDGLRVDAVASMLYLDYSRKAGQWVANCYGGRENLGAIECLKQVNLRSYKNNTGIMMVAEESTAWPGVTQSVEHNGLGFGYKWNMGWMNDSLHYMQHDPLYRQHHHHEMTFSMVYAFSENYILPLSHDEVVHGKGSLIEKMPGDDWQKFANLRAYYAFMWAHPGKKLLFMGGEIAQRKEWDHNHSIDWHLLEHKSHRGIQNTVQALNTVYKQSPALYELDSSPAGFEWIDNNNNEQSIFSFVRYAKNAHDFIVVVANFTPVSYQEYEIGVPVAGKYKVILNTDDDAFFGSGIKVTANKNATVSSVEASAHGFSHSIKIAIGGLTTIYLQKVEDE is encoded by the coding sequence ATGAGTAGTACCGCACCAAAGGTTTCATTACAGACCCATTACGACGCACAGGTAACTGCACTGCAAGGCGGCAGATTTAAAGACCCTTTTAGTTTTTTAGGGGCGCATGCCTATAAAAATGGCTACGAAATACGCGTGTATTTACCCGCAGCAAAAAATGTAAATATTATTATCAATGATAAAAAAGTAATTGCTAAGCGTTATAACAACAGCGATTTATTCATTGCAGCAAGCAACGAAATGCCCGCGCAACCTTATAAATGTGAGGTTGACTATGCAGAGTCAGCATTATGCTTTTACGATGAATATAGCTTTTCAAGTAGCCTAGATACGGATGCAATGTATTTATTTAACGAAGGCAGTTTAGAGCATGCATATAAACATTTAGGCGCACACTTTATTAACCAACAAGGGATTAATGGCGTGCGTTTTTGTGTGTGGGCGCCTAATGCAGCCAGTGTGTCTGTTATAGGCGAATTTAACCTTTGGCAAGCTAACCGCCATTACATGCGCTTTCATCCTGCGTGTGGTGTGTGGGAGCTTTTTATCGCTGGGCTTCAGCCCGATACCTGTTATAAATTTTCTATTGTGACACAGCAAGGCGATGTACTTGAAAAAGCAGATCCATTCGCCTTTAAAATGCAGCAAGCCCCAGGTACAGCTAGTGTGTTACAACAACAAGCAGCGGCTATTACCCTAAGTGATAGCGAGCTTAAAAATCGTCAAAAGCGTAACCATATAGACGCGCCAATCAGTATTTACGAAGTGCACTTAGGCTCGTGGCAACGGGCTGAAGAAAACCGCTATTTAAGCTATAGCGAGCTTGCCGACAAACTGGTTAATTACACCCTTGAAATGGGCTTTACCCATATTCAATTAATGCCAATAAGTGAATACCCGTTTGATGGCTCGTGGGGTTATCAGCCGGTGGGGTTATTTGCACCAACTAGTCGCTTTGGTGATTACTCCAGTTTTAAGTACTTTGTTCAGCGGTGCCACAAAGCAAACTTAGGTGTGCTACTTGATTGGGTGCCTGGGCATTTTCCTAGTGATCCGCATGGTTTACACCACTTTGACGGCACGCATTTATTTGAACATGCCGATATTCGACAAGGCTTTCACCCTGATTGGAACACCTATATTTATAATTACGACCGCCCGGAGGTTAAAAGCTTTTTAATTTCTAATGCGATGTATTGGCTAGAGCAATTTGGTCTTGATGGTCTGCGCGTAGATGCGGTGGCTTCCATGCTTTATTTAGATTACAGCCGTAAAGCAGGGCAGTGGGTTGCTAATTGTTATGGCGGGCGAGAAAACCTAGGCGCTATTGAGTGCTTAAAGCAGGTAAATTTGCGTAGTTATAAAAATAATACAGGCATTATGATGGTAGCTGAAGAGTCGACCGCGTGGCCAGGAGTTACTCAAAGTGTTGAACATAATGGCTTAGGTTTTGGTTACAAATGGAATATGGGGTGGATGAACGACAGCCTTCATTATATGCAGCACGATCCGCTTTATAGGCAGCACCACCATCACGAAATGACGTTCTCTATGGTGTACGCATTTAGCGAAAATTACATTTTACCGCTAAGTCATGACGAAGTTGTACATGGTAAAGGTTCGCTAATTGAAAAAATGCCCGGTGATGATTGGCAAAAATTTGCCAATTTACGGGCGTATTACGCATTTATGTGGGCGCACCCAGGTAAAAAGCTGCTGTTTATGGGCGGCGAAATAGCACAGCGAAAAGAGTGGGATCACAACCATTCTATTGATTGGCATTTGCTAGAGCATAAAAGCCACCGCGGTATACAAAACACTGTACAAGCGCTCAATACTGTTTATAAGCAGTCACCTGCATTGTATGAACTCGACTCAAGCCCTGCGGGTTTTGAATGGATAGATAACAACAATAACGAGCAAAGTATATTTAGTTTTGTACGTTATGCTAAAAATGCCCACGACTTTATTGTCGTAGTGGCAAACTTTACGCCTGTTTCTTATCAAGAGTATGAAATTGGAGTACCCGTAGCGGGTAAATACAAGGTTATTTTAAACACCGATGATGACGCTTTTTTTGGCTCAGGCATTAAAGTAACAGCAAACAAAAACGCCACGGTTAGTAGTGTAGAGGCAAGCGCTCATGGCTTTTCGCATAGCATTAAAATTGCTATTGGCGGCCTAACGACTATTTATTTACAAAAGGTTGAAGATGAGTAA
- the glgX gene encoding glycogen debranching protein GlgX: MSNRFEVSHGQPQPLGATICSGGVNFSLYAPKATQAYVCLFDKSGHSEILKVTMHINEGGIWTAYVAPLDEGALYGYRIEGEYNPEKGLLFNEHKLLLDPYAKDLFGEFTWSERHYGQMPIGTKSTVNNAIDIPKSRVINSQPYKHKKPNHSWCNTVIYECHVKGTTCRHPNIPKNLQGKFLGLSHPNFIEHLHNLGVTTLELLPVHAFISEQFLTAKGLQNYWGYNTLNFFTPHKDYLVNDDINEFKQMVSELHKADIEVILDVVYNHTAEAGTDGPILSLRGLDNLAYYRTVADKPQVYINDTGCGNTINIDHPKTLKLVLDSLRYWVQVMGVDGFRFDLATILGRNTHGFNTAHAFFQAIEQDPVLSCVKLISEPWDIGPGGYQLGAFPAPWREWNDQYRDVIRRFWQSEEGVIANVAKRIHGSFDIFEHSQRGPLNSINFITSHDGFTLADLVSYEHKHNEANGEQNRDGHSANHSTNCGVEGFTNDAKVIALRLQQQKNFLLTLILSKGVPMIASGSEMGHSQGGNNNAYCQNNRTSWLAWKDSQLNHSLIRFIDDALKIRRGHSAFKHSVFSEDIDERFTVKWFTEQGVKMTNEHWHEPQRQFLMYSLLDKQNKYALLIILNASKKTVFCKLPPSPIAAQWDMVLSSVHNASLSNKEDAIVEISAQSSWVFSANLEDEGHV, encoded by the coding sequence ATGAGTAATCGATTTGAGGTTTCACATGGGCAACCACAGCCACTTGGCGCAACTATTTGCAGTGGCGGCGTTAACTTTAGTTTGTACGCACCTAAAGCAACACAAGCTTATGTGTGCTTATTTGATAAAAGCGGGCACTCTGAAATATTAAAAGTAACCATGCATATCAACGAAGGCGGTATATGGACAGCTTATGTTGCGCCATTAGATGAAGGCGCATTGTATGGTTATCGCATAGAGGGAGAGTACAATCCCGAAAAAGGCCTGCTATTTAACGAACACAAATTACTCCTTGACCCATATGCAAAAGATTTATTTGGCGAATTTACATGGAGTGAGCGTCATTATGGGCAAATGCCAATTGGTACTAAAAGCACGGTTAACAATGCCATTGATATACCTAAATCGCGTGTCATTAACAGCCAGCCTTATAAACATAAAAAGCCAAACCATAGCTGGTGTAATACCGTTATTTATGAGTGCCATGTAAAAGGAACCACGTGTCGACATCCTAATATACCTAAAAATTTGCAAGGCAAGTTTTTAGGTTTAAGCCATCCTAATTTTATTGAGCATTTGCATAATTTAGGGGTTACCACACTAGAGTTACTCCCTGTACATGCTTTTATAAGTGAGCAATTTTTAACAGCAAAAGGGCTACAAAATTATTGGGGCTACAACACGCTCAATTTTTTTACTCCGCATAAAGATTATTTGGTTAATGACGACATTAACGAATTTAAACAAATGGTTAGCGAGCTTCATAAAGCGGATATAGAGGTTATTTTAGATGTGGTTTATAACCACACCGCAGAAGCAGGGACTGATGGGCCTATATTATCGCTCAGAGGGCTAGATAACCTCGCTTACTACCGTACGGTTGCTGACAAGCCTCAGGTGTACATAAACGATACAGGCTGTGGTAACACCATTAATATTGACCATCCTAAAACTTTAAAGCTGGTACTAGACAGCTTACGTTACTGGGTACAAGTAATGGGAGTTGACGGCTTTAGATTTGATTTAGCTACTATTTTAGGTAGAAATACTCATGGTTTTAATACCGCTCATGCGTTTTTTCAAGCCATTGAACAAGATCCTGTTTTAAGCTGTGTAAAGCTTATCAGTGAGCCTTGGGATATAGGGCCAGGAGGCTACCAACTGGGCGCATTTCCAGCTCCCTGGCGAGAGTGGAATGACCAATACCGCGATGTAATACGCCGTTTTTGGCAAAGCGAGGAAGGTGTTATTGCAAATGTGGCAAAACGGATTCATGGCTCATTTGATATTTTTGAGCACAGCCAGCGCGGGCCACTCAATAGCATTAACTTTATTACCAGCCACGATGGTTTTACGCTTGCTGATTTAGTCAGTTACGAGCACAAACATAATGAAGCGAATGGCGAGCAAAATCGTGATGGTCATAGTGCTAATCATTCAACCAATTGTGGTGTTGAAGGGTTTACAAATGATGCCAAAGTTATTGCTCTAAGACTGCAACAACAAAAGAACTTTTTACTTACGCTGATACTCTCAAAAGGGGTCCCTATGATTGCCTCAGGCAGTGAAATGGGGCACTCGCAAGGGGGGAATAATAATGCATATTGTCAAAATAACCGCACCAGTTGGTTAGCATGGAAAGACTCGCAGCTAAATCATTCACTAATCCGATTTATTGATGATGCATTAAAAATAAGACGCGGCCACAGTGCCTTTAAACACAGTGTGTTTTCAGAAGATATTGACGAGCGCTTTACGGTTAAATGGTTTACCGAGCAAGGCGTAAAAATGACAAACGAGCATTGGCACGAGCCGCAAAGGCAGTTTTTGATGTACAGCTTGTTAGATAAGCAAAATAAATATGCCTTATTGATCATTTTAAATGCGAGTAAAAAAACAGTTTTTTGTAAGTTACCCCCATCGCCTATAGCGGCGCAATGGGACATGGTTTTATCTAGTGTACATAACGCATCGCTCAGCAATAAAGAGGATGCAATAGTCGAAATTTCAGCACAGAGTAGCTGGGTTTTTAGTGCAAATTTAGAGGACGAAGGTCATGTCTAA
- the malQ gene encoding 4-alpha-glucanotransferase, with protein MDALSQLFYLHGIGYEFTKYTGEQVIFSEDTRKRALQCCGVNTDDGHQIAQLNYQLDVAPWLELSPDTSLVNLTDNLFYIRIDERQLDLPVAIRLPKLNVTFERANLHNLAITGDYYVHGVRYIEVAVPLGVIPVGYHQARVSVGEQSKEIQLWAIPEKVFQVDDTKRTGLSLQLYTVKNKAGLGIGDFNDLLELCDLCAQQHLDYILLNPLHLLFAQQSDRASPYSPNSRALLNPLYISVELSADGKNNPQLNALLHSDEVKALLNCNEQFINYEKVSAVKYALFKALFSHFEAHASASRRDEFAQFCKQNAQTLTTLNSANPTFDYYLQWQAKLQLSHCQQHCLDKGMAIGLINDLAVGCAGDGVEYQSQQSLFSNNANVGAPPDPWAQAGQNWGLPALNPQQLKNDHFAFYRSLIRANMQGVGGLRIDHVMALRRLWWCFENNHTQDGCYVYYPFEHLLAILKIESHLNQCIVIGEDLGIVPPEVKHALAVSGIYSNSLFYFEKQHDGEFLPLQQLPKHCLIMIANHDVPPFCGWWQTDDLDIKRQYQLIDDQQYQQQLLERQQEKQRLLRFIRLHSAEQLSETSDAMCVYGELAKALAQSDSRLFALQLDDLDKQTYPVNIPGTNTEYPNWRRVLTHSCNDIFKNNASTLAAVNSIRKGYE; from the coding sequence ATGGACGCACTTTCGCAGTTGTTTTATTTGCACGGTATTGGTTATGAGTTTACTAAATACACGGGCGAGCAGGTTATATTTAGCGAAGACACGCGCAAACGTGCCTTACAATGTTGTGGCGTAAATACTGATGATGGGCACCAAATCGCACAGCTTAATTATCAATTAGATGTTGCGCCTTGGTTAGAATTATCGCCCGATACCAGCTTAGTGAATTTAACTGATAACCTTTTTTATATTCGTATAGATGAGCGTCAGCTTGATTTACCTGTTGCAATAAGGTTGCCAAAGTTAAATGTCACTTTTGAACGTGCTAACTTACATAATTTGGCCATCACTGGCGATTACTATGTACATGGCGTGCGTTATATTGAAGTGGCAGTGCCTTTAGGAGTTATTCCGGTAGGTTATCATCAGGCGCGGGTTAGTGTAGGGGAGCAAAGCAAAGAGATTCAATTGTGGGCCATCCCAGAAAAAGTTTTTCAAGTAGATGATACTAAGCGCACTGGGCTTTCGCTGCAGTTGTACACGGTTAAAAATAAAGCAGGCCTAGGTATAGGGGATTTTAATGATTTACTAGAGCTATGTGATTTATGTGCACAGCAGCACTTGGACTACATATTACTTAATCCATTACATTTGTTGTTTGCACAGCAAAGTGATCGAGCTAGCCCCTATAGCCCTAATAGCCGTGCGTTATTAAATCCTTTGTACATTTCTGTTGAGCTTTCAGCTGATGGTAAAAATAACCCGCAGTTAAATGCTTTGTTACACAGTGATGAGGTAAAAGCGCTTTTAAACTGCAATGAACAGTTTATAAATTATGAAAAAGTAAGTGCAGTTAAATATGCATTATTTAAAGCGCTATTTAGTCATTTTGAAGCACATGCCAGCGCTTCACGGCGCGATGAGTTTGCACAGTTTTGCAAACAAAACGCCCAGACCCTAACTACGCTAAATTCAGCCAATCCTACTTTTGATTACTATTTACAATGGCAAGCTAAATTACAATTAAGCCACTGCCAGCAGCATTGTTTAGATAAAGGCATGGCAATAGGTTTAATTAATGACCTTGCTGTTGGTTGTGCAGGAGATGGCGTTGAGTATCAATCTCAGCAATCACTTTTTAGTAATAATGCCAATGTTGGCGCGCCGCCAGACCCATGGGCGCAAGCAGGGCAAAATTGGGGATTGCCTGCGCTTAACCCGCAACAATTAAAAAATGATCATTTTGCCTTTTATCGCTCACTTATTCGCGCAAACATGCAAGGCGTTGGGGGGTTGCGCATTGATCACGTTATGGCACTAAGGCGCTTATGGTGGTGCTTTGAAAATAATCATACACAAGATGGCTGTTATGTTTATTACCCTTTCGAGCACTTATTGGCTATTTTAAAAATAGAGTCTCACCTTAATCAGTGCATAGTAATAGGAGAAGACTTAGGCATAGTCCCGCCCGAGGTTAAACACGCACTTGCTGTAAGTGGCATTTATTCAAATAGTTTATTTTATTTTGAAAAACAACATGATGGCGAGTTTCTTCCGTTACAACAATTACCTAAGCATTGTTTAATTATGATAGCCAATCATGACGTACCGCCATTTTGCGGCTGGTGGCAAACAGATGATTTAGATATTAAACGCCAGTATCAGCTTATTGATGATCAGCAGTACCAACAGCAACTGCTCGAACGACAACAAGAAAAACAACGATTACTGCGTTTTATACGATTACATAGCGCAGAGCAACTTAGCGAAACGAGTGATGCTATGTGTGTTTACGGTGAACTTGCCAAAGCACTTGCACAGAGTGATAGCCGTTTATTTGCACTTCAGCTTGATGATTTAGATAAACAAACGTATCCGGTGAATATACCCGGTACTAATACCGAATACCCAAATTGGCGCCGTGTTTTAACGCACTCATGTAACGATATTTTTAAAAATAATGCCAGTACCTTGGCTGCAGTTAATTCAATAAGGAAAGGATATGAGTAG
- the glgC gene encoding glucose-1-phosphate adenylyltransferase, whose amino-acid sequence MPSYANRYISSLTRDTYALILAGGRGSRLHELTDWRAKPAVYFGGKHRIIDFPLSNCINSGVRRVGIATQYKSHSLIRHVNRAWGHFKKELGESVEILPASQRNGDEWYCGTADAVFQNMDIIRHELPKYVMILSGDHVYRMDYGALLAEHVQKGADMTVCCLEVPVEEAADTFGVMTVDEKNRVCRFDEKPAIPSSVPGKPGTCLASMGNYVFNTEFLFEQLKKDADNEGSGRDFGHDIIPAIIEEHSVYAFPFRDPMQEGQPYWRDVGTLDSFWEANMELVMPEPQLDLYDPTWPIWTYQEQLPPAKFIFDDEDRRGMAVDSTVSGGCIVSGSVVRKSLLFSNVHVRSFCEIEQSVILPGAVINRHCKIRRAIIDRSCEIPAGLEIGYDRKADEENGFRVSKKGIVLVTRDMLTELAKKLERQAHENKKFA is encoded by the coding sequence ATGCCTAGTTATGCAAATCGTTACATAAGTAGCTTAACCCGAGATACGTACGCGTTAATACTGGCTGGAGGACGCGGCTCACGCTTACACGAATTGACAGATTGGCGCGCTAAGCCCGCTGTTTATTTTGGCGGTAAGCACCGTATTATCGATTTTCCATTATCAAATTGTATTAATTCCGGTGTGAGGCGTGTAGGCATAGCCACACAATATAAATCGCACTCTTTGATTCGCCATGTTAATCGCGCATGGGGCCATTTTAAAAAGGAATTAGGGGAGTCGGTTGAAATTTTACCCGCTTCTCAGCGTAATGGTGATGAGTGGTATTGTGGGACTGCCGATGCGGTTTTTCAAAACATGGATATTATTCGCCACGAACTGCCAAAATATGTGATGATTTTGTCAGGCGATCACGTTTATAGAATGGATTACGGCGCTCTATTAGCCGAGCATGTGCAAAAAGGCGCCGACATGACCGTATGTTGCCTCGAAGTACCTGTTGAAGAGGCCGCAGATACATTTGGGGTAATGACTGTTGATGAAAAAAATCGGGTGTGTCGCTTTGATGAAAAACCCGCCATCCCCAGCTCTGTCCCTGGTAAGCCTGGAACCTGCTTAGCTTCTATGGGTAACTATGTGTTTAATACCGAGTTTTTATTTGAGCAGCTAAAAAAAGATGCAGACAATGAAGGTTCTGGCCGCGATTTTGGGCACGATATTATTCCGGCAATTATAGAAGAGCACAGTGTGTATGCGTTTCCGTTTAGAGATCCCATGCAAGAAGGGCAACCTTATTGGCGCGATGTAGGAACGTTAGACTCATTTTGGGAAGCCAATATGGAATTGGTAATGCCCGAGCCACAGCTAGATTTATACGATCCAACATGGCCTATTTGGACCTACCAAGAACAGCTGCCACCGGCTAAGTTTATTTTTGATGATGAAGATAGACGCGGTATGGCGGTAGACTCTACGGTATCGGGAGGGTGCATTGTATCAGGCTCGGTGGTTAGAAAATCATTGCTGTTTTCTAACGTGCATGTGCGCTCATTTTGTGAAATTGAGCAATCGGTTATTTTACCTGGGGCTGTTATTAATCGTCATTGTAAAATTAGGCGAGCCATAATTGATAGAAGCTGTGAAATACCCGCCGGACTTGAAATTGGCTACGATAGAAAAGCCGATGAAGAAAATGGCTTTAGGGTGTCTAAAAAAGGCATAGTGCTTGTGACCCGTGATATGCTCACTGAACTTGCTAAAAAGCTTGAGCGTCAAGCACACGAAAATAAAAAGTTCGCTTAA
- a CDS encoding glycogen/starch/alpha-glucan phosphorylase gives MSKQDENVCVVKGWQEAPVIDESTLKDDLTRHFYYSLGRDKVGESQLYLYHALALTIRDRLVARCRETKQQIKQEKRRKTAYLSLEFLMGRALGNAILNLDLDEQVSSALQEYCTTIETVAQAEHDAGLGNGGLGRLAACFLDSCASLALPVVGYGIRYEYGMFNQSLKNGHQVEQPDNWLREGHPWELAAPEQSQRVKFFGHVQSYTDKHGREHRQWVGCHDVLAVPYDVPIPGYKNDIVNTLRLWKSEATDEFNLTEFNAGSYSEAVAQKNLAEQITMVLYPNDSSENGKELRLRQQYFLSSASIQDIVSQWVEQYGEDFSDFAAHHVFQLNDTHPSIAVAELMRILVDDYELDWDKAWEITTSTMAYTNHTLLPEALEKWSVPLFAKLLPRILEIIYEINARFLAQVAQHWPGDVSKQRALSLIEEGDVPQIRMAYLAIVGSYSVNGVAALHTQLLKEGLFKTFYELWPNKFNNKTNGVTPRRWLAHCNPALSKLITEKIGSKWVSDFADISQLRRYFDDRTFHQQWQNVKRENKQRLVDLVKERCGVDFDVDMMFDVQVKRIHEYKRQLLNVLHVIHLYDRIRRGDTTNLVPRCVLLGGKAAPGYYMAKKIIKLINNVAEVINKDPLAAPYLRVAFLPNYNVTAMETICPATDLSEQVSTAGKEASGTGNMKFMMNGALTIGTLDGANIEIRDAVGADNFFLFGAQAHQIDDIKSRYNPSHLIEQNSDLSHVMQLLESGQFNLFEPNLFDDIINAIKSPHDPWLVAHDFESYVVAQKQVEAAYQDQTHWTQMSILNTAASGIFSSDRTISQYSEDIWHLTPLTISETDLHATTSHATKSTD, from the coding sequence ATGTCTAAGCAAGACGAAAATGTGTGTGTGGTAAAAGGGTGGCAAGAGGCCCCTGTAATTGATGAAAGCACTTTAAAAGATGATTTAACTCGGCATTTTTACTACAGTTTAGGGCGTGACAAAGTGGGTGAGTCGCAACTGTACTTATACCACGCGTTAGCACTGACAATCAGAGATCGGCTTGTTGCACGCTGCAGAGAAACCAAACAACAGATCAAGCAAGAAAAACGCCGTAAAACAGCCTACCTATCGCTAGAATTTTTAATGGGTAGAGCACTTGGTAATGCAATTTTAAACCTCGATTTAGACGAGCAAGTCTCCAGTGCCCTACAAGAATATTGCACCACAATTGAAACCGTAGCCCAAGCAGAGCACGATGCGGGCCTAGGCAATGGTGGTCTTGGGCGTTTAGCTGCTTGCTTTTTAGATAGCTGTGCAAGCCTTGCGCTCCCCGTGGTTGGTTACGGTATTCGCTACGAATACGGCATGTTTAACCAATCATTAAAAAATGGTCACCAAGTTGAGCAACCTGATAACTGGCTTCGTGAGGGGCACCCTTGGGAACTTGCCGCACCTGAGCAATCGCAACGTGTGAAGTTTTTTGGTCATGTACAAAGTTATACCGACAAACATGGGCGAGAGCACCGTCAATGGGTTGGTTGTCACGACGTATTGGCCGTGCCATATGATGTGCCTATTCCTGGTTATAAAAACGATATTGTTAATACGCTAAGGCTATGGAAATCAGAAGCGACCGACGAATTTAATTTAACCGAGTTTAATGCGGGGAGTTATTCAGAAGCCGTAGCACAAAAAAACTTAGCAGAACAAATCACAATGGTGCTTTACCCAAATGACAGCAGTGAAAATGGTAAAGAGCTTAGATTACGCCAACAGTACTTTTTATCATCTGCGAGCATTCAAGATATCGTATCGCAATGGGTTGAACAGTACGGCGAAGACTTTAGTGACTTTGCTGCACATCATGTATTTCAATTAAATGATACGCACCCTAGTATTGCCGTGGCAGAGTTGATGCGCATTTTGGTTGATGACTACGAGCTTGATTGGGATAAAGCGTGGGAAATTACAACCAGCACAATGGCTTACACTAACCACACATTATTGCCAGAGGCATTAGAAAAATGGTCGGTGCCACTTTTTGCAAAACTACTGCCACGAATTTTAGAAATTATTTATGAAATAAATGCCCGCTTTTTAGCGCAAGTGGCCCAGCATTGGCCTGGTGATGTAAGCAAACAGCGTGCGCTGTCGTTAATTGAAGAAGGCGACGTGCCGCAAATACGCATGGCTTATTTAGCGATTGTGGGTAGCTATTCGGTAAATGGTGTGGCCGCACTACATACTCAACTTTTAAAAGAAGGGCTATTTAAAACCTTTTATGAGCTTTGGCCTAATAAATTTAATAATAAAACCAATGGGGTTACGCCAAGGCGTTGGTTAGCACACTGCAACCCAGCCTTGAGCAAGTTAATTACAGAAAAAATTGGCTCAAAATGGGTTAGCGACTTTGCAGATATTAGCCAATTACGCCGCTACTTTGACGACAGGACGTTTCATCAGCAATGGCAAAATGTTAAACGCGAAAACAAACAACGTCTTGTCGATTTAGTGAAGGAGCGCTGTGGTGTTGATTTTGACGTGGATATGATGTTTGACGTACAAGTTAAACGTATTCACGAATACAAGCGCCAGCTATTAAATGTGCTTCATGTTATTCATTTATATGACCGTATACGCCGAGGCGATACCACAAACTTAGTACCTCGTTGTGTGCTGCTAGGAGGTAAAGCTGCCCCTGGTTACTACATGGCTAAAAAAATAATTAAGCTCATTAATAATGTCGCTGAAGTTATTAATAAAGACCCACTTGCAGCACCTTATTTACGAGTTGCGTTTTTGCCAAATTATAATGTGACCGCAATGGAAACTATTTGCCCTGCAACCGATTTATCAGAGCAAGTTTCGACCGCAGGTAAAGAAGCTTCAGGCACTGGCAACATGAAGTTTATGATGAATGGCGCGCTTACTATTGGTACGTTAGATGGGGCTAATATTGAAATTAGAGACGCTGTTGGCGCTGATAACTTCTTTTTGTTTGGTGCGCAGGCTCATCAAATTGATGATATTAAATCGCGTTATAACCCTTCTCATTTAATAGAGCAAAACAGCGACCTAAGCCATGTAATGCAGTTACTCGAAAGCGGGCAGTTTAACCTGTTTGAGCCTAATTTATTTGACGACATTATTAACGCTATTAAAAGCCCTCACGATCCTTGGTTGGTTGCACATGACTTTGAAAGCTATGTAGTAGCGCAAAAGCAGGTAGAGGCCGCGTATCAAGACCAAACGCATTGGACGCAAATGAGTATTTTAAATACGGCCGCAAGTGGCATATTTTCAAGTGATAGAACCATAAGCCAATATAGTGAAGATATTTGGCACTTAACCCCCCTAACTATTAGTGAAACAGACTTACACGCAACTACGAGCCATGCCACTAAGAGCACAGACTAA